From a region of the Rhodococcus sp. 4CII genome:
- a CDS encoding dihydrodipicolinate reductase: MVDKGKTRTVVWGTGNVGRAAIRAIDAHPELELSAVIVANPEKVGRDAGDLARLGRSLGVAATDDADTVLADSPGAVVYAASGEIRPDDAAADITRALAVGAVVVTPSLYALYDQRNAPAELRDPIEAAAESGGGALFVSGVDPGWGNDILPILMTGLAGTIDQIRCQEIFDYTTYDQQDSVRYLVGMGQPMDYEPPMVAATVPTMVWGGQIRLIARALGVELDEIRETLLRRPLEETITTELMGDFEAGTQGALRFEVQGIVGGEPRIVIEHVTRIHPSCAPDWPVPPDGGDGAHKVIIEGRPRIEVNVEATDEGGNRAAGGNATAVGRLVNAIPWLRTAAPGLYDALDVPLVPGHGKLG, from the coding sequence TGGTGGACAAGGGGAAGACCCGGACCGTGGTGTGGGGCACCGGGAACGTGGGGCGGGCGGCGATCCGCGCGATCGACGCGCACCCCGAGCTCGAATTGTCGGCGGTGATCGTGGCGAACCCGGAAAAGGTCGGACGCGACGCCGGCGACCTCGCGCGTCTGGGCCGCTCGCTGGGGGTGGCGGCGACCGACGACGCCGATACCGTGCTCGCGGACTCCCCCGGCGCGGTCGTCTACGCCGCCTCCGGCGAGATTCGACCCGACGACGCGGCAGCCGACATCACCCGCGCGCTCGCCGTGGGGGCCGTCGTCGTGACTCCGTCGCTCTACGCGTTGTACGACCAGCGCAACGCGCCGGCAGAGTTGCGCGATCCGATCGAGGCGGCTGCCGAGTCCGGCGGCGGCGCCCTGTTCGTGTCGGGCGTCGATCCGGGATGGGGCAACGACATCCTGCCGATTCTGATGACCGGCCTGGCCGGCACGATCGATCAGATCCGGTGCCAGGAGATCTTCGACTACACGACGTACGACCAGCAGGATTCGGTGCGGTACCTCGTCGGCATGGGCCAGCCGATGGACTACGAACCGCCGATGGTCGCGGCGACGGTGCCCACGATGGTGTGGGGCGGCCAGATCCGGCTCATCGCCCGCGCCCTCGGCGTGGAACTCGACGAGATCCGGGAGACCCTGCTCCGGCGGCCGCTCGAGGAGACGATCACCACCGAACTCATGGGCGACTTCGAGGCGGGCACCCAGGGGGCGCTGCGTTTCGAGGTCCAGGGCATCGTGGGCGGCGAACCTCGCATCGTCATCGAGCACGTCACGCGGATCCACCCGTCGTGCGCCCCGGACTGGCCCGTGCCGCCGGACGGCGGGGACGGCGCCCACAAGGTGATCATCGAGGGCCGTCCACGGATCGAGGTCAATGTGGAGGCCACCGACGAGGGCGGCAATCGAGCGGCCGGCGGCAATGCCACCGCGGTCGGGCGCCTGGTCAACGCGATCCCGTGGCTGCGGACGGCCGCGCCGGGTCTCTACGACGCCCTGGACGTTCCGCTCGTCCCCGGTCACGGCAAGCTCGGCTGA
- a CDS encoding helix-turn-helix transcriptional regulator codes for MAQHPEQLNGIFQALADPTRRAVLGRLSRGPATVSELATPFDMALPSFMKHIHVLEDTGWIRTRKEGRVRTCAIERETFTAVEVWLAEQQDLWERRTDRLEQFVTEHTVTTPTKDTSP; via the coding sequence ATGGCTCAGCATCCGGAGCAGCTGAACGGCATCTTCCAAGCGCTCGCCGACCCCACCCGGCGGGCCGTGCTGGGGCGTCTGAGCCGGGGCCCCGCGACGGTCAGCGAATTGGCGACACCATTCGACATGGCCCTGCCCTCCTTCATGAAGCACATCCATGTCCTCGAGGACACCGGATGGATCCGGACACGCAAGGAGGGCCGCGTACGGACGTGCGCGATCGAGAGGGAAACGTTCACCGCTGTCGAGGTGTGGCTCGCGGAGCAACAGGACCTCTGGGAGCGCCGCACCGACAGGCTCGAGCAGTTCGTCACCGAACACACCGTCACAACACCGACGAAGGACACATCGCCATGA
- a CDS encoding SRPBCC family protein — protein MTDTARPDLDLTISRIIKAPRTAVWRAWTDPARFEQWWVPAPARCRVVDMELRPGGSFATLISEDGGEFVPHISGCFLAVDELERIVFTNSLVGGWRPAEQPFMTAIITLNDHPAGTEYLAHVMHKNTADRDTHEEMGFYDGWGTVTEQLAELAERGA, from the coding sequence ATGACCGACACCGCCCGACCAGATCTCGACCTCACGATCTCGCGCATCATCAAGGCGCCCCGCACGGCCGTGTGGCGCGCCTGGACCGACCCCGCCCGCTTCGAACAGTGGTGGGTCCCCGCGCCTGCCCGGTGCCGGGTCGTCGACATGGAGCTGCGGCCCGGCGGCTCGTTCGCGACCCTGATCAGCGAGGACGGCGGCGAATTCGTGCCGCACATCAGTGGCTGCTTCCTCGCCGTCGACGAACTCGAACGCATCGTGTTCACCAACTCGCTGGTCGGTGGTTGGCGGCCCGCGGAACAGCCGTTCATGACCGCGATCATCACGCTGAACGACCATCCGGCGGGCACGGAGTACCTCGCCCACGTGATGCACAAGAACACCGCCGACCGGGACACGCACGAGGAGATGGGATTCTACGACGGCTGGGGCACCGTCACGGAGCAGCTCGCCGAACTCGCCGAACGCGGCGCCTGA
- a CDS encoding 5-oxoprolinase/urea amidolyase family protein, giving the protein MSAKITVHRPGMLTTVQDYPGRTGYWHVGVPPSGPMDDLSFRLGNTALGNAEGAAGIECAMSGPALQFDEDTTVCVTGAPAPVTVDGVLHAQWRPIRVPAGGTLDVGSVAGPGLRIYVLIQGGLDIDDFLGSASTFTLGKFGGHQGRTLRQGDVLAVGEHTGGRATAVPAEHVPALCSRWEIAVTEGPHGAPEFFTRADIDTLYRTDYEVHFNSDRTGVRLIGPQPDWARTDGGEAGLHPSNIHDNAYSVGALDFTGDTPILLGPDGPSLGGFVCPVTVVSAERWKLGQLAPGDTVRFVPIRSDRAASPRALGTARRAGHSTVFSTAGDRDDGVIARRDGDTAVTYRRSGDDNVLVEYGDMSLDLALRARAHALHRRLEVEKPAGLLDLTPGIRSLQVRVDPDVLPIPKLMALLGEAEDALPAANELVVPSRSVRMPLSWDDPSTREAIQRYMHGVRADAPWCPWNIEFIRRMNGLGSVDDVFDTVFGAEYMVLGLGDVYLGAPVATPLDPRHRLVTTKYNPARTWTPENAVGIGGAYLCIYGMEGPGGYQFVGRTTQVWNHRHPEKSGPFEDGTPWLLRFFDRISWYPVEPDELTDLRSDVAAGRGGGIEITEGTFSLAEHQQFLTANAESIGDFRAGQAVAFAAERQRWSEAGEFATAG; this is encoded by the coding sequence ATGAGCGCCAAGATCACCGTGCACCGGCCCGGCATGCTCACCACGGTCCAGGACTACCCGGGACGGACCGGGTACTGGCACGTCGGGGTGCCCCCGTCGGGTCCGATGGACGACCTGTCGTTCCGGCTCGGCAACACCGCACTGGGCAACGCCGAGGGCGCCGCCGGAATCGAATGCGCCATGTCCGGTCCCGCGTTGCAGTTCGACGAGGACACGACGGTGTGCGTGACGGGCGCACCCGCCCCGGTCACCGTCGACGGAGTGCTCCACGCGCAGTGGCGGCCGATACGGGTTCCGGCCGGCGGGACCCTGGACGTCGGCTCGGTCGCCGGCCCCGGGCTGCGCATCTACGTCCTGATCCAGGGTGGCCTCGACATCGACGACTTCCTCGGCAGCGCGTCGACGTTCACGCTCGGCAAGTTCGGCGGGCATCAGGGCCGCACCCTGCGGCAGGGCGACGTGCTCGCGGTCGGCGAGCACACCGGCGGCCGCGCGACCGCCGTTCCCGCCGAACACGTTCCGGCCCTGTGCAGCCGGTGGGAGATCGCGGTCACCGAGGGCCCGCACGGCGCCCCCGAATTCTTCACCCGCGCCGACATCGACACGCTGTACCGGACCGATTACGAGGTGCATTTCAATTCGGATCGCACCGGGGTGCGGTTGATCGGACCCCAGCCCGACTGGGCGCGCACGGACGGCGGCGAAGCAGGGCTGCACCCGTCCAACATCCACGACAACGCGTACTCGGTCGGCGCCCTGGACTTCACCGGGGACACCCCGATTCTCCTGGGGCCGGACGGCCCGAGCCTCGGCGGATTCGTGTGCCCCGTCACCGTCGTGTCCGCGGAACGCTGGAAGCTCGGACAACTCGCCCCCGGCGACACGGTGCGGTTCGTGCCGATCAGGTCCGACCGGGCCGCGTCCCCGCGTGCGCTCGGGACCGCGCGGCGAGCCGGGCATTCGACGGTCTTCTCCACCGCCGGCGACCGCGACGACGGCGTGATCGCCCGCCGCGACGGTGACACCGCCGTGACGTACCGGAGGTCCGGCGACGACAACGTCCTCGTCGAATACGGCGACATGAGCCTCGACCTGGCCTTGCGGGCCCGCGCCCACGCCCTGCACCGGCGTCTCGAGGTCGAGAAGCCGGCCGGGCTCCTCGACCTGACGCCGGGCATCCGGTCGCTCCAGGTCCGGGTCGACCCCGACGTGCTGCCGATTCCGAAGCTGATGGCGTTGCTCGGCGAGGCGGAGGACGCGTTGCCCGCGGCGAACGAACTCGTGGTGCCGAGCCGGTCCGTGCGGATGCCGCTGTCCTGGGACGACCCCTCGACGCGGGAGGCGATCCAGCGCTACATGCACGGTGTCCGTGCCGACGCACCGTGGTGTCCGTGGAACATCGAGTTCATCCGTCGCATGAACGGGCTCGGCAGCGTCGACGACGTGTTCGACACCGTCTTCGGCGCCGAGTACATGGTGCTCGGGCTCGGCGACGTCTACCTCGGCGCACCCGTCGCGACACCGCTCGACCCGCGACACCGGTTGGTCACCACGAAATACAACCCCGCCCGCACGTGGACACCGGAGAACGCGGTGGGCATCGGCGGGGCCTACCTGTGCATCTACGGAATGGAGGGTCCCGGAGGCTACCAGTTCGTCGGCCGGACCACCCAGGTGTGGAACCATCGGCATCCCGAGAAGTCGGGACCGTTCGAGGACGGCACCCCCTGGTTGCTGCGCTTTTTCGACCGGATCTCCTGGTACCCCGTCGAACCGGACGAGCTGACGGACCTGCGATCCGACGTCGCAGCCGGCCGCGGCGGCGGTATCGAGATCACCGAGGGCACGTTCTCGCTCGCCGAACACCAGCAGTTCCTCACTGCGAACGCCGAATCGATCGGCGACTTCCGGGCGGGTCAGGCTGTCGCCTTCGCCGCCGAACGCCAACGGTGGTCCGAGGCAGGGGAGTTCGCGACGGCGGGGTAG
- a CDS encoding urea amidolyase associated protein UAAP2: MTTTIETAPLVPGTVIRDEQVGARGPWSAVVEAGDVLTIVDLFGNQAVDTLIFAAADHGQRYSAAATVSAQRNLFLTTGSVLRTDDHDALMTLVADEVGSHDTVGGACSQESNTLRYGHHTKHQHACVENFLAEGARWGLGKRDLVSNINFFMNVPVDADGTLGIVDGLSAPGRRLALRAERDVLVLVSNCPQINNPCNGFDPTPVRMIVTRPTGAPA, encoded by the coding sequence ATGACCACCACCATCGAGACCGCACCGCTGGTACCGGGCACGGTGATCCGCGACGAGCAGGTCGGCGCCCGCGGACCCTGGTCCGCCGTCGTCGAGGCCGGTGACGTCCTGACGATCGTCGATCTCTTCGGCAACCAGGCCGTCGACACGCTGATCTTCGCTGCCGCCGATCACGGGCAGCGCTACTCGGCCGCGGCCACGGTGTCGGCGCAGCGAAACCTGTTCCTGACCACGGGAAGCGTCCTCCGCACCGACGATCACGACGCCCTGATGACACTCGTCGCCGATGAGGTCGGCTCCCACGACACCGTGGGCGGCGCCTGCTCGCAGGAGTCGAACACCCTGCGGTACGGGCACCACACCAAGCATCAGCACGCCTGCGTCGAGAATTTCCTCGCGGAAGGCGCGCGGTGGGGGCTCGGCAAGCGGGACCTGGTGTCGAACATCAATTTCTTCATGAACGTGCCGGTCGACGCCGACGGCACGCTCGGCATCGTCGACGGCCTGTCGGCCCCCGGACGTCGCCTCGCACTCCGCGCCGAGCGGGATGTTCTGGTACTGGTGTCCAATTGCCCGCAGATCAACAACCCCTGCAACGGTTTCGACCCCACCCCGGTGCGGATGATCGTGACCCGGCCGACGGGAGCACCGGCATGA
- a CDS encoding urea amidolyase associated protein UAAP1 — translation MTSADTSTTTAAKEHARSQAGAITDSMPVVPASAWPTLPSGIDPARLTWAETVPGGRYTTKVLARGTRLRLRDLDGRACAHLLLYRADAPWERLNVADTVKVPWQAYTGAGHPLLSDQGRVLATVVSDGSGRHDALCGTTSLASNTAKYGDGSLHSASPAGRELLTVAAAKHGLARRDLPPSLSFFHGVRVGEDGSLRSIGSAGADTAVDLVIHLPVIVLIANTAHPLDPSPTYDTTALEVLAWSGADVAEPVDGDPEYRRAFLNTEDVWAAAQFQGRELA, via the coding sequence ATGACTTCAGCGGACACCTCCACCACCACCGCCGCGAAGGAACACGCGCGGTCCCAGGCCGGAGCGATCACCGACTCGATGCCGGTGGTCCCGGCGTCGGCCTGGCCCACCCTGCCGTCCGGTATCGATCCGGCCCGGCTCACCTGGGCGGAGACGGTGCCCGGCGGCCGGTACACCACGAAGGTGCTGGCCCGCGGCACCCGACTGCGACTGCGGGACCTCGACGGCCGGGCCTGCGCCCACCTGCTGCTGTACCGGGCGGACGCGCCGTGGGAGCGGCTCAACGTCGCCGACACTGTGAAGGTGCCGTGGCAGGCGTACACGGGGGCGGGGCATCCGCTGCTCTCCGATCAGGGGCGGGTGCTCGCGACCGTCGTGTCGGACGGGTCGGGACGGCACGACGCCCTCTGCGGCACCACGTCCCTCGCCTCGAACACCGCGAAATACGGTGACGGCAGCCTGCATTCGGCGTCCCCGGCCGGCCGTGAACTCCTCACGGTGGCGGCCGCGAAGCACGGACTCGCGCGGCGTGACCTCCCGCCGTCGCTGTCGTTCTTCCACGGGGTGCGGGTGGGGGAGGACGGGTCGCTCCGCAGCATCGGATCCGCCGGCGCGGACACCGCGGTCGACCTCGTGATCCACCTCCCGGTGATCGTCCTGATCGCCAACACCGCACACCCCCTCGATCCGTCACCGACGTACGACACGACCGCGCTGGAAGTGCTCGCCTGGAGCGGCGCCGACGTGGCCGAGCCCGTAGACGGTGACCCGGAGTACCGACGCGCCTTCCTCAACACCGAAGACGTCTGGGCTGCCGCGCAGTTCCAGGGACGGGAGCTGGCATGA
- a CDS encoding amino acid permease, with translation MSTPTRTAHVPAAPPRPSGGTGVDDTGDLGEFGYEQQLHRSLGKFASFAAGFSFVSILTTIFQLFGLGFGFAGPAFFWTWPVVFAGQFMVALNFAELAARYPISGAIYQWSRRMGGEVVGWFAGWFMILAQMVTASAAAIALQVVLPTVWSGFQIIGEDSTLTSASGAANAVLLGSVLLVLTTFINCIGVNWMSRINNIGVTCEIVGVIAVIGMFLTHAQRGPQVVFDTGTAGASPGYGWAWIVSGLMAAYVMVGFGSAGELAEETRNPRRVAPRTIRLALSVSALGGGLMIVGALMAAPSLTDGRLAAEGLPYVLSSILDSPWGTLLLVDVAIAVFVCTLAIQTAASRLVFSMARDGRLPASRILSRVGTRTQTPIAPSVLIGVVCIGILAVNVGNSAIFATLSSVCIILIYLAYLMVTVPLLLRRLRGWPHGGPQVDADGRKLFSLGRFGLPVNILAVGYGALMVINLSWPRAEIFDPSGDYPLLRWAAPITVAAVVAVGIACFPRGRTTPNPVTIGA, from the coding sequence TTGAGCACACCCACAAGGACTGCGCACGTGCCGGCAGCACCTCCCCGCCCGTCGGGCGGAACCGGCGTCGACGACACGGGCGACCTCGGCGAATTCGGCTACGAGCAGCAACTTCACCGTTCCCTGGGCAAGTTCGCATCGTTCGCCGCCGGTTTCTCCTTCGTCTCCATCCTCACCACCATCTTCCAGCTCTTCGGACTCGGATTCGGATTCGCCGGACCCGCCTTCTTCTGGACGTGGCCGGTGGTGTTCGCCGGCCAGTTCATGGTGGCGCTCAACTTCGCCGAACTGGCCGCCCGGTACCCGATCTCGGGGGCGATCTACCAATGGTCGCGCCGGATGGGCGGCGAGGTGGTCGGCTGGTTCGCCGGATGGTTCATGATCCTCGCGCAGATGGTGACAGCCTCCGCGGCGGCCATCGCCCTGCAGGTCGTCCTCCCCACCGTGTGGAGCGGATTCCAGATCATCGGTGAGGACAGCACGTTGACGTCCGCGAGCGGCGCAGCCAACGCGGTGCTGCTGGGCTCCGTCCTCCTCGTGCTGACCACGTTCATCAACTGCATCGGCGTCAACTGGATGTCCCGGATCAACAACATCGGCGTCACCTGCGAGATCGTCGGAGTCATCGCGGTGATCGGCATGTTCCTCACCCACGCCCAGCGCGGACCGCAGGTCGTGTTCGACACGGGCACCGCGGGCGCGTCACCCGGGTACGGCTGGGCGTGGATCGTGTCGGGCCTGATGGCGGCGTACGTGATGGTCGGGTTCGGCTCCGCGGGCGAACTGGCCGAGGAGACGCGGAACCCGCGCCGGGTGGCGCCGCGCACGATCCGCCTCGCGCTCTCGGTCTCGGCGCTCGGCGGCGGGCTGATGATCGTCGGCGCACTCATGGCCGCACCGAGCCTCACCGACGGGCGACTGGCCGCCGAAGGGTTGCCGTACGTACTCTCGTCGATCCTCGACTCCCCCTGGGGCACACTCCTTCTCGTCGATGTCGCGATCGCTGTGTTCGTCTGCACCCTGGCCATCCAGACGGCGGCGTCCCGGCTGGTGTTCTCGATGGCCCGCGACGGGCGGCTGCCGGCCTCCCGTATCCTGTCGAGGGTCGGCACCCGCACCCAGACCCCCATTGCGCCGTCCGTCCTGATCGGGGTGGTCTGTATCGGCATCCTCGCCGTCAACGTCGGGAACTCCGCGATCTTCGCGACCCTCTCGAGCGTGTGCATCATCCTGATCTACCTCGCGTACCTGATGGTCACCGTGCCGCTCCTGTTGCGCAGGCTGCGGGGCTGGCCCCACGGCGGCCCGCAGGTCGACGCGGATGGACGGAAGCTGTTCTCGCTCGGACGGTTCGGACTTCCCGTCAATATCCTCGCGGTCGGCTACGGCGCGCTGATGGTGATCAACCTGTCCTGGCCGCGCGCCGAGATCTTCGACCCCAGCGGCGACTACCCCCTTCTGCGGTGGGCCGCCCCCATCACCGTCGCCGCGGTGGTCGCGGTCGGAATCGCGTGTTTCCCCCGCGGCCGCACCACCCCCAACCCTGTCACGATCGGAGCCTGA
- a CDS encoding TetR/AcrR family transcriptional regulator produces the protein MTTGPGRPRLTSQRRPGQTTTEEILDAAGELFTTKGFAATSTRRIAEMVGIRQASLYHHFPNKEEILAALLEETVSPALAAAERLTDADAPATVRLHALATYDVTQLTTTRWNLGALYLLPELLTDRFEPFRTQRTLLRGHYRHLADRALAEIAAESGTTSPALADLPFRIVESAIATRADTERGLLPGPENEGAAGLLADTCLRALGWTNSMDDIRAESRALLARTVTGTPRRH, from the coding sequence GTGACCACAGGGCCGGGACGACCCCGACTGACCAGTCAGCGCAGACCGGGGCAGACCACTACCGAGGAGATCCTCGACGCCGCCGGAGAGTTGTTCACCACCAAGGGTTTCGCTGCCACCTCGACTCGGCGGATCGCCGAGATGGTCGGCATCCGGCAGGCGTCGCTCTACCACCACTTCCCCAACAAGGAGGAGATCCTCGCTGCACTGCTCGAGGAAACGGTCTCCCCCGCGCTCGCCGCCGCCGAGCGGCTCACCGACGCCGACGCCCCCGCCACGGTGCGCCTGCACGCGCTGGCCACCTACGACGTCACGCAACTCACGACCACCAGATGGAATCTCGGTGCGCTGTACCTCCTCCCGGAACTGCTGACCGATCGCTTCGAGCCGTTCCGTACCCAGCGGACGCTGCTGCGCGGGCACTATCGTCACCTCGCGGACCGCGCGCTCGCCGAGATCGCCGCCGAATCCGGCACCACCTCCCCCGCCCTTGCCGACCTGCCGTTCCGAATCGTCGAGAGCGCCATCGCAACCCGCGCCGACACCGAACGCGGCCTGCTCCCCGGCCCCGAGAACGAAGGTGCCGCCGGACTCCTCGCCGACACGTGCCTGCGCGCCCTCGGCTGGACGAACTCGATGGACGATATACGCGCCGAATCGCGGGCACTCCTCGCCCGAACGGTGACCGGGACGCCCCGTCGGCACTAG
- a CDS encoding type VII secretion target encodes MSDVFAVTDGIRNYGTTAAQAAEQISSAAAFDLGTNLAALAPVFGPIGADFLASFAAAQANHAASVAELAHHYAQTAIAAHATAESYDSVDGATGGALGAVGDELGGPA; translated from the coding sequence TTGAGCGATGTCTTTGCCGTCACGGACGGCATCAGGAATTACGGCACCACCGCAGCGCAGGCGGCCGAACAGATCAGCAGCGCCGCCGCGTTCGATCTCGGCACGAATCTCGCGGCGCTGGCGCCCGTGTTCGGTCCGATCGGCGCCGACTTTCTCGCGTCGTTCGCTGCCGCACAGGCGAATCACGCCGCGTCGGTCGCCGAACTCGCACACCACTACGCGCAGACCGCGATCGCCGCGCACGCCACCGCGGAGTCCTACGATTCCGTCGACGGCGCCACCGGCGGTGCGCTCGGTGCCGTCGGTGACGAACTGGGAGGCCCCGCATGA
- the hisS gene encoding histidine--tRNA ligase codes for MSKASTFSAPKGVPDYVPPQSAEFVAVRDGLTRAARLAGYGHIELPIFEDTGLFARGVGESTDVVSKEMYTFADRGDRSVTLRPEGTAGVMRAVIEHGLDRGQLPVKLSYAGPFFRYERPQAGRYRQLQQVGVEAIGVDDPALDAEVIAVADAGFRGLGLEGFRLEITSLGDDTCRPQYRERLQDFLFALPLDEDTRRRAEINPLRVLDDKRKEVREMTADAPLMLDHLSDTAKAHFDEVLAHLDALGVPYVVNPRMVRGLDYYTKTTFEFVHDGLGAQSGIGGGGRYDGLMAQLGGQPLSGIGFGLGVDRTVLALAAEGKTAGSTARCEVFGVPLGDEAKAKLVVIAQQLRAQGIRVDLAYGNRGVKGAMKAADRSGAALALVLGDRDIAEGTVGIKNLATGDQESVSSADVVARVGVILGA; via the coding sequence GTGAGCAAAGCCAGCACCTTCTCCGCCCCCAAGGGCGTTCCCGATTACGTCCCACCGCAGTCCGCCGAGTTCGTCGCGGTCCGTGACGGACTCACGCGCGCGGCGCGACTGGCCGGGTACGGCCACATCGAGCTGCCCATCTTCGAGGACACCGGGCTCTTCGCCCGCGGTGTCGGCGAGTCCACCGACGTCGTCAGCAAGGAGATGTACACGTTCGCCGACCGCGGTGACCGTTCGGTGACCCTGCGTCCCGAGGGCACGGCGGGCGTGATGCGTGCCGTGATCGAGCACGGCCTCGACCGCGGCCAGTTGCCGGTGAAGCTGAGCTACGCGGGCCCCTTCTTCCGCTACGAGCGTCCGCAGGCCGGTCGCTACCGGCAGTTGCAGCAGGTCGGGGTGGAGGCCATCGGAGTCGACGATCCGGCGCTGGACGCCGAGGTCATCGCCGTCGCCGACGCCGGGTTCCGAGGTCTCGGTCTCGAGGGCTTCCGGTTGGAGATCACCTCCCTCGGCGACGACACCTGCCGGCCGCAATACCGGGAACGGTTACAGGACTTCCTGTTCGCCCTTCCCCTCGACGAGGACACGCGCCGACGCGCGGAGATCAACCCGCTGCGGGTTCTCGACGACAAGCGCAAGGAGGTACGCGAGATGACGGCGGACGCACCGCTGATGCTCGATCACCTCTCGGACACCGCGAAGGCGCACTTCGACGAGGTGCTCGCCCACCTCGACGCCCTGGGCGTGCCCTATGTCGTCAACCCGCGCATGGTCCGCGGCCTCGACTACTACACGAAGACGACGTTCGAATTCGTCCACGACGGACTCGGCGCGCAGTCGGGCATCGGCGGCGGCGGACGCTACGACGGCCTGATGGCACAGCTCGGCGGTCAGCCGTTGTCCGGCATCGGATTCGGGCTCGGCGTCGACCGCACGGTCCTCGCGCTCGCCGCGGAGGGCAAGACGGCAGGCTCGACCGCCCGCTGTGAGGTGTTCGGCGTCCCTCTGGGCGACGAGGCGAAGGCGAAGTTGGTGGTGATCGCTCAGCAGTTGCGCGCCCAGGGGATTCGTGTCGATCTCGCATACGGCAACCGCGGGGTGAAGGGCGCGATGAAGGCCGCCGACCGCTCCGGCGCCGCACTGGCACTCGTGCTCGGCGACCGCGACATCGCCGAGGGCACGGTGGGAATCAAGAATCTCGCCACCGGCGATCAGGAATCGGTGTCCTCGGCGGATGTCGTCGCGCGCGTCGGAGTCATCCTTGGTGCGTGA
- a CDS encoding MBL fold metallo-hydrolase → MLVTGFPAGMFQTNCYILAQDDAQECVVVDPGQDAAEPLFEFLDQSNLTPTAVLLTHGHLDHVWNAYDVCEKFGIPAYIHPEDRYMLSDPGRGIGPTMKPFIEGMTFVEPSDVIALADGDVIEQAGMSFSVDHTPGHTQGSVIFRTRVDTGNGPVEIALTGDTLFQGSIGRSDLPGGNHEQLLQSIADKLLILADDTAVLPGHGGSSTVGAERGSNPFLVGLSGSK, encoded by the coding sequence GTGCTCGTCACAGGATTCCCGGCCGGGATGTTTCAGACCAACTGCTACATCCTCGCGCAGGACGATGCCCAGGAATGCGTCGTCGTCGACCCAGGACAGGACGCCGCCGAACCGCTGTTCGAGTTCCTGGACCAGTCGAATCTCACCCCCACCGCGGTTCTCCTGACCCACGGTCACCTCGACCACGTCTGGAACGCGTACGACGTGTGCGAGAAGTTCGGGATTCCCGCGTACATCCACCCCGAGGACCGGTACATGCTGTCCGACCCCGGTCGCGGCATCGGTCCCACGATGAAGCCGTTCATCGAGGGCATGACGTTCGTCGAGCCCAGCGACGTGATCGCCCTCGCCGACGGCGACGTGATCGAGCAGGCCGGGATGTCGTTTTCCGTCGATCACACCCCCGGCCACACGCAGGGGTCGGTGATCTTCCGGACCCGGGTCGACACCGGAAACGGTCCCGTCGAGATCGCCCTCACCGGCGACACCCTGTTCCAGGGGTCGATCGGCCGCAGCGATCTGCCCGGCGGCAATCACGAACAGTTGCTGCAGTCCATCGCCGACAAGCTGCTGATCCTCGCCGACGACACGGCGGTTCTCCCCGGACACGGCGGGTCGAGCACCGTCGGCGCCGAGCGTGGGTCGAACCCCTTTCTCGTTGGACTCTCGGGATCGAAATAA